A single window of Arvicanthis niloticus isolate mArvNil1 chromosome 20, mArvNil1.pat.X, whole genome shotgun sequence DNA harbors:
- the Trim39 gene encoding E3 ubiquitin-protein ligase TRIM39 isoform X7 has product MAGPVKDREAFQRLSFLYQAAHCVLSENPENQALARFYCHTEKTIAKRLVLRQDPSVKRTLCRSCSSLLIPGLTCTQRQRRRKGQRWTVQTCLTCQRSQRFLNDPKHLLWGDRPEAQLENQSDFKPSEPLPNTASLPKENMQTQVLNTSE; this is encoded by the exons ATGGCGGGCCCAGTGAAGGACCGGGAGGCTTTCCAGAGACTCAGCTTCTTGTACCAG GCTGCACACTGCGTCCTCTCTGAGAACCCCGAGAACCAGGCACTGGCTAGGTTTTACTGCCACACAGAGAAGACCATCGCGAAGCGGCTGGTCCTGCGGCA GGACCCCTCTGTGAAGAGGACGCTCTGTCGCAGctgctcctctctcctcatcCCTGGCCTCACCTGCACGCAGCGCCAGAGAC GCCGAAAGGGACAGCGCTGGACAGTACAGACCTGTCTGACATGCCAGCGAAGCCAGCGGTTCCTCAATGACCCCAAGCATCTGCTCTGGGGTGACAGGCCTGAAGCCCAGCTGGAAAATCAGTCGG ATTTCAAACCATCAGAGCCCCTGCCAAACACAGCCAGCCTGCCTAAAGAGAACATGCAGACTCAGGTTTTAAACACCAGTGAATGA